A genomic segment from Centroberyx gerrardi isolate f3 chromosome 22, fCenGer3.hap1.cur.20231027, whole genome shotgun sequence encodes:
- the LOC139913258 gene encoding uncharacterized protein LOC139913258 produces the protein MSTPDAGRTLLCVPVSHRKRRLEMVSWMNSSLPVRLMLRAILSAGPGVSRHAEAAWRSAPLGFGPKLCVRDANAPKRHRCQQCDKAFTRLQYLKDHQRVHSGEKPYSCQQCGKSFSQPGNLTRHQRIHTGEKPLCCEQCGRRFIRSYNYRRHQRIHSGEKPYHCDQCGKSFCYLSTYSLHQRTHTGEKLYRCDQCGKSFSQSYNYRRHQRIHTGEKPGEKPYWCDQCGKSFSHSENYKRHQRIHTGEKPYHCDQCGKSFSDSSTYRRHQRIHTGEKPYHCDQCGKSFSASSTYRRHQRTHTGEKPYWCDRCKKHFSRSSDLNNHRCI, from the exons ATGTCCACTCCTGATGCGGGCAGGACACTCCTCTGCGTGCCCGTGTCGCACAGGAAACGCCGTCTGGAGATGgtgtcctggatgaacagcagcctgcctgttcGGCTGATGCTCAGGGCCATACTGAGCGCCGGCCCTGGCGTTTCCCGCCACGCTGAAGCTGCATGGCGATCGGCACCGCTTGGCTTTGGGCCCAAACTTTGcgtg AGAGACGCCAACGCACCCAAACGTCACCgctgtcagcagtgtgacaAAGCATTCACAAGACTTCAATACTTAAAGGATCATCAGAGAGTTCACTCAGGAGAGAAACCTTACTCCTGTCAGCAGTGTGGGAAATCTTTCAGTCAGCCAGGTAACCTAACAAGacaccagcgtatccacactggagagaaaccactCTGCTGTGAACAATGTGGGAGGCGTTTCATTCGGTCATATAATTACAGGCGACACCAGCGTATTCACAGTGGGGAGAAACCAtaccactgtgaccaatgtgggaagagtttctGTTATTTAAGTACATACAGTTTACACCAGCGTacccacactggagagaaactcTACCggtgtgaccaatgtgggaagagtttcagtcAGTCATATAATTACAGGCGACACCAGCGtattcacactggagagaaacc aggggagaaaccatattggtgtgaccaatgtgggaagagtttcagtcATTCAGAAAATTACAAGCGTCACCAGCGTATTcatactggagagaaaccataccactgtgaccaatgtgggaagagtttcagtGATTCAAGTACATACAGGCGacaccagcgtatccacactggagagaaaccataccactgcgaccaatgtgggaagagtttcagtGCTTCAAGTACATACAGGCGACACCAGCGTacccacactggagagaaaccatactggTGTGACCGGTGTAAGAAACATTTCTCTCGGTCATCTGACTTGAACAACCACCGGTGCATCTAA